DNA from Sphingomonas sp. SUN039:
GGTCGAAGTGTCGCCGAACGCCGACCCGCCGGTCGCGAAATTCCTCGACGTGGGCAAGTTCAAATACGAGGCCCAGAAAAAGGCCAACATCGCGCGCAAATCGCAGAAGACGCAGGAGATCAAGGAGATCAAGATGCGTCCGAACATCGACGATCATGACTATGATACGAAGATGAAGAAGATCCACGAGTTCATCGGCGAGGGCGACAAGGTCAAGGTCACGCTGCGGTTTCGCGGCCGCGAGTTGAGCCACGGCCAGCTCGGCATGAACCTGTTGATCCGGGTCCAGGGCGACACGGCGGAGATCGCCAAGGTCGAACAGCACCCCCGTATGGAGGGTCGCCAGATGCTGATGGTGATCGCGCCCAAACAGCAGTAGCGCTTTCCGTAGCGTCACCATCGTTACACTGTTGCAAAAAAGCCGCGTAAAAGCCCGAAAACCGCAGTTTTGCGGGCGATTACTGGTATCGGCACCCGACCTGCTCTAAGCACCCGGCCAAACGGGATGGCAATTCCCGGTTCGAGGAGAGAGCAATGTCCAAATTCCGCCTGTTGGTGTCGGCTGCACCGGTTGTTGCCGCTGTTGCGTTTGCGTCCCCTGCCGTGGCCCAGCAGGGCGCAGCACCGCAAGCCGCGCAGGAGGAAAGCACCGGCGACATCATCGTCACCGCGACCCGCCGCAGCGAAGCGCTGTCGGACGTGCCGCTGGCGGTGTCGGCGGTCACGGCCCAGTCGCTCCAGAATTCGGGGGCGAGCGACATCCGCGCGCTCAACCAGCTGTCGCCCTCGCTGCTCGTCTCGTCGACCTCGTCCGAAGCGGGCGCGGGCGGCGCACGTATCCGCGGTATCGGCACCGTCGGCGACAACCCGGGCCTCGAAAGCTCGGTCGCGACCTTCGTCGACGGCGTCTATCGCAACCGCGCCGGCGTCGGCCTGACTGAATTGGGCGCCGTCGACCGCATCGAAGTGCTGCGCGGGCCGCAGGGCACGCTGTTCGGGCGCAATGCCAGCGCGGGCCTGATCTCGGTCATCACCAAAAAGCCCGAATTCAATTTCGGGGCCGAGGCCGAAGCGACCTATGGCAGCTATAACACCATCCGCGTCGGCGGCGGCATTACCGGACCGCTCGGCGAAACCGTGGCGGCACGCCTCGATGGCATCTATTTCAAGCGCGACGGTTTCCTGACCGACGTGGTGTCGGGCCGCAAGATCAACGGCCGCGACCGTTACCTGCTGCGCGGCCAGTTGCTGTTCCAGCCGAACGACGATTTCTCGATCCGCCTGATCGGCGACTATTCGGACCGCAAGGAGGAATGCTGTGGCGCGACCTATCTGCCCGCGCAGAACCTGACCCGCGCGGCGGACGGGACGCTGGTCAGCTCGCCCAACTCGATCGCGGGGATCGAACGTGCGCTGGGCGGTATCATCAGCGACAATACCTTCGCGCGCACGACCGCGCTGACGCCGGGCGTCGGTTACCAGGGCAATGTCCGCGACGCGGGCGTGTCGGCCGAAATCAACTGGAAGTTCGGCGATGCCACGCTGACCTCGATCACTGCCTATCGCGACTGGAAGCTGGTGCGTGGGCAGGACGCCGACTTCAACAACCTCGATATCCTGAAGCGCCTCAACAACGGCGGCGCGACGCAGAGCTTCAAGACCTTCACCCAGGAACTGCGGCTGCAGGGCTCGGCGTTCGGGGACAAGCTCGACTGGCTGGTCGGTGCCTATTTCGCCAATGAAAAGCTGAACCTCACCGACAATCTGACCTATGGTGCGGATTACGAACGCTACGCGAACTGCCTGTTGTTTGCGAGCGTCCTGCCTTCGGCACTCGCGCCGACGCCGACCGGCAATTGCGTCAACCAGCCGGTACTGGCCGCAACGGCAACTGCGACGGGCAGCGCAACGCTCGCCGCGCTCAACGCCAATCCGCTGCGCCCGGGCTTCGGTTCGCTGGCAGCCGCCATCGGCCAACCGGCCGGAACGCTGGTCGGCGTCGGCCTCAACGACACCTATAACCAGACCAGCCGCAACTATGCGTTCTTCACGCACAATGTGATCCGCTTCACCGACCGGCTGAGCCTGACCTTGGGCGCGCGTTACACCAACGAGGAAAAGACCCTCGACGCGACGTTCCGCGACAACAATACGATCTGCGCGGGTCTGCGCGCCTCGCCGCTGGCCGGGCTGGCGACACTGCCGTGTGTCATCCCCAACGTCCCGGGCGGCAGCTTCAGCCAGACAGGCGCGAAGAAGAGCGAGGACCGGATCACCGGCACCGCCGTGCTCAGCTTCAAGCCGGTCGACAACCTGCTGGTCTACGCAAGCTTCTCGCGCGGGTACAAGGCGGGCGGGTTCAACCTCGACCGGTCGGGCCTGACCTATGGCGCGCCGAACCTGCAGCAGCTGACCTTCGAGCCCGAACTCGTCAATTCGTACGAGCTCGGCTATAAATGGAACGGTAACGGCATCGACCTGAACATCGCCGCGTTCCGGCAGGACTTCACCGGGTTCCAGCTCAACACCTTCAACGGCGTCAACTTCATCGTCGTCAACATCAACGCCTGTAAGACGTCGCTGAACTTTGCCGACCGCGACGCCGACAGTGCGACGGGCGTCTGCACCAGCGGCCTGAAATCGGGCGTGCAATCGGCGGGTCTCGAAATGGAGGCGTTCCTGCGTCCGGCACGGCATCTCGGCGTCAATCTGGGCCTCACCTATGTCAACACGACCTATGGCAATGATCTGGTCGGGATCAACGGCACGGCATTGCCCGCCGCGCTGAACAACCTGCCGGGATCGCGTCTGTCGAACAGTTCGCAGATCGTGACCACCGCGTCGGTCTCGTGGACGCCGCCGCTGGGCAACAGCGGGCTGAGCGGGCTGGTGTACGCCGACATGCGCTACCAGAGCGACGTCAACACCGGTTCCGACCTCGACCGCGAAAAGCAGCAGGACGGCGTGGCCATCGTCAATGCCCGTTTGGGCATCCGCGGGTCCGAAAACAAATGGGGTATCGAAGTCTGGGCGCAGAATGTGTTCGACACCAACTACCAGCAGGTGAGCTTCGATGCGCCGCTGCAGGGTGGCGGCACCCGCGCCACCGGCCTGCCCGCCACATCGACCAGCGCAGGGGCGAATTCGGTGCAGAACGGCACCTATGTCGCCTCGACGCAGTTGTACGGCGTGTTCCTCGCCGAACCGCGCACCTATGGCATCACCGCCCGCTTCAAATTCTGAGCGGGTCGATACGGAAAAAGGGGGCGGTGCGTCGCAGGACGCGCCGCCCCTTTTCTATGCAGCGACGGCGATACCCAGCCCCTCTGCAGCGTCGAGCAGGCGGCGTTCGAGCGATTTCAGCCGCAGCGTGCCGTCGATCTTTCCGCCGAGCAGATCGGTGACATAAAAGGTATCGACCGCGCGCTCGCCATAGGTGGCGATATGCGCCGAGCGGATCGTCGCTTTCGATTCGAACAGCGCATGCGCCAGCGCGTGGAGCAGGCCGGGCCGGTCGCGGGCATTGACCTCGATCACGGTGAAGCGGTTCGACGCCTTGTTGTCGATCAGCACATTGGGCTCGATCGCAAAGGCATCGGCCCGCGTGCGCGCGAGCGGACGGGCGGCCAGACGTTCGGCAAGGCGGCCGCGGTTCGCCAGCGCATCGCCGACGGCCGTTTCCAGCCGCTTCAGCCGGTCGGCATCGTCGAACATCCGCCCGAACGGATCCTGCACGAGGAAATTGTCGAGCGCCATGCCGTCGCGCGTCGTGTGGATGCGCGCATCGATGATGCTCGCGCCCGCCAGATGGATCGCGCCGGCGAGCCGGTAGAATAGCCCGGGATGGTCGGCAGCATAGACGCTGACCAACGTCGCCCCGCGCGACGGATAGACCTGCGCCGCGACGGTGAGCGGCGCGTCGCCCGCGCGCTCGACGGTGCGCGCATTGGCGGCCAGCACATCGTCGGGCTCGGCAATCCAGTACCCGTCGGGCAAACGCCTGGCATAGGTCGCGAAGGCGGCCGCATCCCAGCCGAGCGACGCGCGCAGATCGGCTTGCTTCGCCGCGATCCGCTCGGCGCGACCGGTCTGCTTGTGGCCGAGCCGCAGCACTTCCTCCGCCGCGTTGAACAGGTCGCCGAGCAGCTGTCGCTTCCACCCGTTCCACACCCCCGGCCCGACGGCGCGGATATCGACGACGGTCAGCGCAAGCAGCAGCCGCAGCCGCTCGGGCGACTGCACGAGCTCGGCGAAATCGAGCACCGTCTTGAAATCAGCCAGATCGCGCTTGAACGCGGTCGCCGACATCAGCAGGTGATGGCGCACCAGCCACGCCACCGTCTCGGTCTCGGCCGGCGTCATCCCGAAACGCGGGCACAGCTTCATCGCAACCTCAGCGCCGAGCACGCTGTGATCGCCGCCGCGCCCCTTGGCGATGTCGTGCAGCAGCACCGACGCGTAGAGCACGCGGCGCATCGATGTGGATTTGAGGATGGCGGTGACGAGCGGGTGATCCTCGGCAAGGTTCCCGTGTTCGATCCGCGAGAGCAGGCCGATGGCGCGGATCGAATGCTCGTCGACCGTATAATGGTGATACATGTCGAACTGCATCTGCGCGACGACCCGGCCGAAGTCGGGCACGAAGCGACCGAACACCGTCGCCTCGTTCATCCAGCGCAGCACCGTTTCGGGATCGCGCGGGGAGGTGAGGATGCCGAGGAACAGCTCGTTGGCGCGCTTGTCCGTGCGCACGCGGGCCTCGATCAGCCGCGCGTCGCGCGCCGCCGCCCGCATAGCGGTCGGATGGATTTCCAGACCCTGGGCATCGGCGACGGCGAACAGCTCGACCAGCCGCACCGGGTCCGTGCGGAACCAGTTGTCGTTTGGCACGGTCAGCCGCCCGCGATCGAGCACGAAGCCGTTCAACTGGCGCGGCGCCTTCATGAACCCGGCCAGCCCGCCGAAGCGCCGCCCCTTGGGCGCGAGGCTGTCGTCGAGGTGCGCGAGGAACACGCCGGTCAGGTCGCCGACGGCTTTGGCGGTCAGGAAATAATGCTGCATGAAGCGTTCGACCGCCGAGCGCCCGGTCGCCTCGCGATAACGCATCCGCCGCGCGATTTCGGACTGGACGTCGAAGGTCAGCCGTTCCTCGGCGCGCCCGGCAACGCTGTGTAAATGACAGCGCACCGCCCAAAGGAAATTTTCGGCCTTCTGGAAACTGCGGAGCTCGGCTGCCGTCAGCAACCCCTTGTCGACCAGCTCGGCGACGGTGCCGACACGGTGGAGGTATTTGCCGATCCAGAACAGCGTGTGGAGATCGCGCAGGCCGCCCTTGCCCTCTTTCAGATTGGGTTCGACGACATAGCGGCTGTCGCCCATGCGCTTGTGTCGCGCGTCGCGTTCGGCGAGCTTTTCAGCGACGAACGTCCGCGCGGTACCCGCCACGACTTCGCGGTCGAAACGCGCCGCAGCCTCATCGTACACGCCCTGGTCGCCCCAGACGTAGCGCGCTTCGAGGAGCGCAGTGCGGATGGTCAGGTCGCTCTTCGCCAGCCGCACCATTTCGTCGAGCGAGCGCGACGAATGCCCGACCTTCAGCCCCAGATCCCAGAGCGTGTAGAGCATCGATTCGATGACCGCCTCGCTCCACCCCGTCGCTTTCCACGGCGTCAGAAAGGCGATGTCGACGTCGGAAAACGGCGCCATCTCGCCGCGCCCGTACCCGCCGACCGCCATCAGGGCCAGCCGCTCGGATGTGGTCGGATTCGAGAGGCGGTGCAGCCGCTGCGTCGTGAAATCATAGAGCAGCCGCAAAATCTGGTCGGTCAGGAACGCCTGTGCGGCGGCGGCCTGCGCACCCTGCGACGGATGCTCCTCGAGCCGCCGCGCAATCTCGGCCCGTCCTGCATCGAGCGCAGGCCGCAGCAACGCCGCCCCCGCTTGGCGCAGTGCGGTACCGTCGCCGGTCAGCTCCTCAAGCGCCGCCGCGAGGACGCGCCGGTCGACGATAGCACGGCGGTTGGGGATAGTGTCGAGGCGGTCGGACATGGGGGTGGGCATAGAGGAGGGAGTGGGCGGCGTCACGGGGGTTGCGTCGGGCTATGCGCACAGTTTGCACAATAGTTGCCCGACGTTAGATATTGCGCGTGGCCCTCGATCAAACCCTTCTGGCTCGCCTTGCCGCTATCGTGGGCGACTATAGAGCTGGTGAAATACCGCCAATCGATGCGGCCCGCATTGCCCATTGGATCGGGCAGTTTCCCGCGCCGACGCAGAATCCGTTGCTAACGGAGCTGGCTCACGTCCTTCAGAAGACATATTTTTCCAAGGCGCGCGTCATCGGTTTTGCCCGGAATGTCGTCACGAACGGACCACTGACCGGCAGCGATCCTGCCGCATTCTGGAAGTCGACGAAGCTTCTCGACGTGCAGGCCGACGGCAACAGCCAGCGCGACCTGCTGGCACTTTTCGATGCCGCCCTGAAAGACAAATGCAGCCTCTGCCTTGCAGAATGCGGATCGAACGCGCCGTCACGATTCGTATATGTCGACGACGCGCTGTTTTCAGGGGGCCGGATCGGCGCCGATCTCCGCCACTGGATCGAAACCGATGCACCCGCACAGGGCGAACTGATCGTGATCGTCATTGCCTGTCACGCCTACGGCAAATGGAAGACCGAAATGGCGCTGAACGAGGCGATCGCGCAATCTGGCAAGGCACTCACCCTGAAAATCAGGCACGCGATTACTTATGAGGATCGCAAGCTTTATACCGACAGTTCCGACGTCGTTCGCCCTGCGGTCGTGCCCGCCGACGATCACTGTGCCGAGTATATGGTCACATTGTCGTGGGATCCGGTGTTCAGGTCGGGGAGTCAGGTCGGTGCCCGACAACTGTTCTCCGGCAACGAAGGGCGACACCTGCTCGAACAGGAATTCATGCGGCAGGGCGTCGAGGTGCGGAAGATGTGCCCGGATTTCGACGTATATATGCGACCGCTCGGGCGGAGCATGATGCCGATCATGGGCTTCGGCTCGATGGTGGTTACTTACCGCAATTGCGCCAACAATACGCCGCTGGTTTTATGGGCAGGCGATCCATGGTATCCGCTGTTCCCGAGGAAAACGAATTGACGATGCCCATGGTCGAGACGCGCCTGTATCAACGCCGGGATGTGGTCAGTTTCCGCCGGACGGGCGAGGCATTCGGCGGGTTGTCGAACATGGCCCCCGGCTTTCCGGTGATCGTCAACGGGCATTCGATCAAGACCGTCGAAGCGCTGTATCAGGCCTGCCGGTTTCCGCATCTGCCCGAGATTCAGCAAATGATCCTCGATGAGGCCAGCCCGATGACGGCGAAGATGCGGAGCAAACCCTACCGCAGCCAGTCTCGGCCCGATTGGGACGATGTTCGTGTAGCCGTTATGAAATGGGTGCTTCGGGTCAAGCTCGCGCAAAACTGGACACGATTTTCGGCGTTGCTCCTCGACACGGGCGACCGTCCCATCGTCGAGGATTCGCGCAAGGACGACTTTTGGGGCGCAACAACACAGGACGATGACCGCTTCGCAGGACGGAATGTGCTGGGTCGACTGCTGATGGAATTGCGCGATAAGTTGCGCGTCGCACCTGAAATGCTGGAGAACGTGGATCCTGTACCGATCCCCGATTTCCTGATGCTCGACGAGGATATCGAGACGATCGCTCGCGTCCGACACGCACCGCTTTCGGTTGCGGTTTCGCAACCCGCACTTTTGTAGTCGCTTACTCCTCCCCCACCCCCTTCAACCTGTACAACGCCTCCAGCGCCTCCCTCGGGCTGAGCGCGTCGGGGTGGATCGCATCCAAGGCCTCGCGCAGCGGATCGACCTTTGCTTCCTCGACCAAAGCCGAAAACAGCGGCAGGTCGTCCAGCCCCGCCGCGAGTCCGCCGGTCGCCGCGCGGCCTGCCTCCAGTTTTGCCAGCACCGATTTCGCCCGCGCCAGCACGGCGGGGGACATGCCCGCCAGCCGCGCGACGGCGATGCCGTAGCTGCGGTCGGCTGGCCCCTGCGCGAGTTCGTGGAGCAGCACGAGGTCGCCCTTGTACTCGCGCGCGCGGACGTGGTGGAGCGACAGTGCGGGGAGCTTTTCGGCCAGCCGCGTCAGTTCGTGATAGTGCGTCGCGAACAGGCAGCGGCAGCGGTTGACCTCGTGCACCGCCTCGACCACCGCCCACGCAATCGCCAGCCCGTCATAGGTGCTGGTGCCGCGCCCGACCTCGTCGAGGATGACGAAGCTGCGTTCGGTCGCTTGGGCAAGGATCGCTGCCGTTTCGACCATTTCGACCATGAAGGTCGAGCGCCCGCGCGCGAGATTGTCCGACGCGCCGACGCGGCTGAACAGGCGGTCCACCAACCCGAGCATGGCGCGCTTGGCGGGGACGAAGCACCCCGCCTGCGCCATCACCGCGATCAGCGCGTTCTGGCGCAGGAAGGTCGATTTGCCGCCCATATTGGGGCCGGTGACGAGCCAGAGGCGGTCGCTGGCGTCGAGCGCGCAGTCGTTGGCGACGAAGCGCGCGCCCGATTTCGCGACGGCGGCCTCGACCACCGGATGCCGCCCGCCCGCGACCTCGAAACAGGGGTGATCGACGAGGTGCGGGCGACACCAGTCGCACTCGACCGCTGCCTGCGCGTTGGCGCTTGCGACATCGAGCCGGGCAAGCGCCGCCGCCGTCGCCGAGATCGTGCGGGCCGAAGCGAGCGCGAGCGCGGTCAGCTCCTCGAAATGCGCCGCTTCGGCGGCCAGCGCATGGCTGCCCGCCTGCGTCACGCGCATCGCGACTTCGTGGAGTTCGGGCGCGTTGAAGCGTACCACCCCGGCGAGTGTCTGGCGGTGGGTGAAGCCCGAGGCGGCGTCCATCAGCGGGTCGGCGGCGCGCGCGGGCACTTCGACATGATAGCCGAGCACGCCATTGTGGCGTATTTTGAGGCTGGCGATGCCGGTGCGGTCGCGGAACGCGGTCTCCAGCGCGGCAATCTCGCGCCGCCCCATCCCGCCTGCGTCGCGCAGGTCGTCGAGCGCGGCGTCGTACCCGTGCGCAATATAGCCGCCGTTCGCGGCATCGACCGGCGGCTCGGCGACCAGCGCGCGGGTGAGCTTGTCGATCAGCGCGCCATGCCCGGCGAGCGCGGGGAGAAGCGCGCGCAACAGTGGCGGCACGTGCGGCTGGTCGAGCCGTTCGCGCAGCTCCCAGGCGCGCGCCAATCCGTCGCGCAAGCACCCCAGATCGCGCGGGGATCCCCGCCCCGCCGACAATCGCGCCAAGGCACGGGCGACATCGGGGATGGCGCGCAAGGTGGCGCGCAATTCCTCGCGCCCGATCCCGTCCCCGGCCCAGTGCGCGACCAGATCGAGCCGCGCGTCGATCATGGCGCGGTCGGTCAGCGGTGCGGACAGATCGCTGGCCAGCATCCGCGCGCCAGCGCCCGTGACGGTGCGGTCGATGGTGTCGAGCAGGCTCCCCTTGCGCCCGCCGCCTGCCGCTTGGGTGAGTTCGAGGCTCTCGCGCGTCGCGGCGTCGATGGCCATGTGCTCGGCAGTAGTGCGGCGCACCGGAGGGGCGAGGAAGGGCAGCGTGCCCTTTCCGGCGTGATCGAGATAGGACAGCAGCCCGCCCGCTGCCGCCAGTTCTGCCCGCGTGAACGCGCCGAATCCGTCGAGGGTCGCGACGTCGTGGAGAGCCTTGAGTTTTGCTTCGCCCTTGGCCGAGTCGAAATCGCGTTGTTCGCGCGGGACGATTTGTGCTCCTGCGGAAGCAGGAGCCTTGGCCGCCAGGGCTCCTGCTTCCGCAGGCGCACAAATGACTTCGCTGGGGCTGTAACGCGCAATCTCCGCTTCGAGCTGCGCGCCCGAGACCTCGCACAGCTCGAACGCGCCCGTCGACACATCCGCTGCTGCCAGCCCGACGGTCTCGCCGACCGCGACCACCGCGACCAGCCAGTTGCTCGCCTTGGCATCGAGCAGCACATCCTCGGTCAGCGTTCCCGCCGTCACCACCCGGACGATGGCGCGCGCGACCAGTGCCTTGCTGCCGCCGCGCGCTTTCGCCTCGGCGGGGCTTTCGACCTGGTCGGCAATCGCAACGCGGAACCCGCCCCGGATCAGCTTGGCAAGATACGCATCCGCCGCATGAACCGGCACGCCGCACATCGGCACGCGTTCGCCGTCATGCTCTCCGCGGGCGGTCAGCGCGATGTCGAGGCAGGCGGCGGCGGATTTTGCATCCTCGAAGAACAGCTCGAAGAAGTCGCCCATCCGGTAGAACAACAGGCAATCGGGCGCTTCGGCCTTCAGCGCATGATATTGCGCCATCATCGGAGTGGGTGCGGACGTCACCCAATTTGCATACACGCCCCGCGAAACTGCGAAAGTGGCTTTCCCCGCAAGGCGCGCATGACGTAGGGGAAGGGCAGAGGGGATTAGCGCATGAGCGAAGAATCGAATGTCGCGTTTTCGGATCGCGAGGCGCTGTTGTTCCATTCGTCGGGACGGCCCGGCAAGATCGAGATCGTCGCGTCGAAGCCGATGGCGACTCAACGCGACCTGAGCCTCGCCTATTCCCCCGGCGTTGCGGTGCCGGTGCGCGCCATCGCCGAAGATCCTGCCACCGCTTACGATTACACGGCCAAGGGCAATCTCGTTGCGGTGATCTCCAACGGCACCGCGATTCTCGGCCTCGGCAATCTCGGCGCGCTCGCGTCGAAGCCGGTGATGGAGGGCAAGGCGGTCCTGTTTAAACGCTTTGCCGATGTCGATTCGATCGACATCGAACTCGCGACCGAAGACCCCGAAGCGTTCATCAATGCCGTCGCGTTGATGGAACCCACATTCGGCGGCATCAATCTGGAGGACATCAAGGCCCCCGAATGCTTCATCATCGAGCAGGCGCTGAAGGAGCGGATGAAGATCCCGGTCATGCACGACGACCAGCATGGTACGGCGATCATTACCGCCGCCGGCCTGATCAACGCGGTCATGCTGACCGGGCGCGACATGAAGGACGTCAAGGTGGTGGTGAACGGCGCGGGGGCAGCGGCGATCGCGTGCACCGAACTCATCAAGGCGATGGGCGTGCGCCACGACAATGTCATCATGTGCGACCGGTCGGGCGTTATCTATCAGGGCCGCGAAAAGGGCATGGACCAGTGGAAGTCCGCCCATGCCGCAAAGACCGAGGCGCGCAGCCTCGAAGAGGCGCTGGTCGGGGCCGACATCTTCCTCGGACTGTCGGCAAAGGATGCGCTGACCCCGGCGTTCCTCGCCAAAATGGCCGACCAGCCGATCATCTTTGCGATGGCCAACCCCGATCCCGAGATCACGCCGCCCGATGCGAAAGCGGTACGCCCCGACTGCATCGTCGCGACCGGACGCTCGGATTATCCGAACCAGGTCAACAATGTGCTGGGCTTCCCGTTCATTTTCCGGGGGGCACTCGATGTGCGCGCGACGGCGATCAACGAGGAAATGAAGATCGCCGCGGCCAACGCAATCGCCGAACTCGCCCGCGCGCAAGTGCCCGAGGAAGTCGCCGCAGCGTACGGGGGCCGCGCGCACAGCTTCGGGCGCGACTATATCATCCCCGCGCCTTTCGATCCGCGCCTGATGGAGGTCGTGCCCGCAGCCGTCGCCAAGGCGGCAATGGATACCGGCGTCGCGACGCGGCCGATCCTCGACATGGACGAGTATCGCACTTCGCTCCGCGCGCGCCTCAACCCCACGACCTCGGTCCTCGGCCTCGCCTATGAAGGCGCGCGCGCGCATCCCAAGCGCGTGGTGTTTGCCGAAGGCGAAGAGGAAGTGGTGCTGCGCGCCGCCATCGCCTTCCGCGACGGTGGATACGGCATTCCGGTGCTGGTCGGGCGCGACGATGTCCACGAACGGCTGCGCGCGCTGGGTGTCGACAAGCCCGAGAGCTTCGAAGTGGTCAACAGCCGCAATTCGCCGCTGGTCCCCGCGATGGTCGAGAAACTCTACGAGCGACTCCAGCGGCGCGGCTACCTCCGCCGCGAAGTCGAGCGGATGGTCAACCAGGACCGCAACGTCTTTGCCGCGCTCATGCTCAAGATGGGCGAAGTCGACGCGATGATAACCGGCGTCACCCGCACCTATGCACAGTCGATGCGCGAGGTCCGCCGCGTGCTCGACCATGCCGAGGGGCGTATCCCGTTCGGCGTCCATGTCCTGGTCGGCCAGTCGCACACGGTGTTCATGGCCGACACCACGGTCAACGAACGGCCCAATGCCGAACAGCTCGCCGATATTGCCGAGGGGACCGCCGCCGTCGCGCGCGCGATGGGCCATGAACCGCGCGTGGCATTCCTCAGCTACTCGACCTTCGGCAATCCGGAAGGCTCGTATCTGACCAACTTGCGCGACGCGGTGACCGCGCTCGAAAAGCGCAATGTCGGATTCGAGTTCGAGGGCGAAATGGCGCCCGATGTGGCGCTCAATCCCAAGGTCATGGCCAGCTATCCGTTCAGTCGCCTGTCGGGTCCGGCCAACGTCCTTATCATGCCGGGGCTGCAATCGGCGAACCTGTCGGCAAAGCTGCTGCGCGAACTCGGCGGCGATTCGGTGATCGGGCCGATGCTGATCGGGATGGAAAAGCCCGTCCAGATCGCAACGATGGCTTCGACTGCGAGCGAGCTGGTGACA
Protein-coding regions in this window:
- the mutS gene encoding DNA mismatch repair protein MutS, with the translated sequence MMAQYHALKAEAPDCLLFYRMGDFFELFFEDAKSAAACLDIALTARGEHDGERVPMCGVPVHAADAYLAKLIRGGFRVAIADQVESPAEAKARGGSKALVARAIVRVVTAGTLTEDVLLDAKASNWLVAVVAVGETVGLAAADVSTGAFELCEVSGAQLEAEIARYSPSEVICAPAEAGALAAKAPASAGAQIVPREQRDFDSAKGEAKLKALHDVATLDGFGAFTRAELAAAGGLLSYLDHAGKGTLPFLAPPVRRTTAEHMAIDAATRESLELTQAAGGGRKGSLLDTIDRTVTGAGARMLASDLSAPLTDRAMIDARLDLVAHWAGDGIGREELRATLRAIPDVARALARLSAGRGSPRDLGCLRDGLARAWELRERLDQPHVPPLLRALLPALAGHGALIDKLTRALVAEPPVDAANGGYIAHGYDAALDDLRDAGGMGRREIAALETAFRDRTGIASLKIRHNGVLGYHVEVPARAADPLMDAASGFTHRQTLAGVVRFNAPELHEVAMRVTQAGSHALAAEAAHFEELTALALASARTISATAAALARLDVASANAQAAVECDWCRPHLVDHPCFEVAGGRHPVVEAAVAKSGARFVANDCALDASDRLWLVTGPNMGGKSTFLRQNALIAVMAQAGCFVPAKRAMLGLVDRLFSRVGASDNLARGRSTFMVEMVETAAILAQATERSFVILDEVGRGTSTYDGLAIAWAVVEAVHEVNRCRCLFATHYHELTRLAEKLPALSLHHVRAREYKGDLVLLHELAQGPADRSYGIAVARLAGMSPAVLARAKSVLAKLEAGRAATGGLAAGLDDLPLFSALVEEAKVDPLREALDAIHPDALSPREALEALYRLKGVGEE
- the infC gene encoding translation initiation factor IF-3 — protein: MMRRPLGAPPVPMNGPRFNEFIQSPKVRVIDENGENLGVLYTREAIEQAREVGLDLVEVSPNADPPVAKFLDVGKFKYEAQKKANIARKSQKTQEIKEIKMRPNIDDHDYDTKMKKIHEFIGEGDKVKVTLRFRGRELSHGQLGMNLLIRVQGDTAEIAKVEQHPRMEGRQMLMVIAPKQQ
- a CDS encoding TonB-dependent receptor, with product MSKFRLLVSAAPVVAAVAFASPAVAQQGAAPQAAQEESTGDIIVTATRRSEALSDVPLAVSAVTAQSLQNSGASDIRALNQLSPSLLVSSTSSEAGAGGARIRGIGTVGDNPGLESSVATFVDGVYRNRAGVGLTELGAVDRIEVLRGPQGTLFGRNASAGLISVITKKPEFNFGAEAEATYGSYNTIRVGGGITGPLGETVAARLDGIYFKRDGFLTDVVSGRKINGRDRYLLRGQLLFQPNDDFSIRLIGDYSDRKEECCGATYLPAQNLTRAADGTLVSSPNSIAGIERALGGIISDNTFARTTALTPGVGYQGNVRDAGVSAEINWKFGDATLTSITAYRDWKLVRGQDADFNNLDILKRLNNGGATQSFKTFTQELRLQGSAFGDKLDWLVGAYFANEKLNLTDNLTYGADYERYANCLLFASVLPSALAPTPTGNCVNQPVLAATATATGSATLAALNANPLRPGFGSLAAAIGQPAGTLVGVGLNDTYNQTSRNYAFFTHNVIRFTDRLSLTLGARYTNEEKTLDATFRDNNTICAGLRASPLAGLATLPCVIPNVPGGSFSQTGAKKSEDRITGTAVLSFKPVDNLLVYASFSRGYKAGGFNLDRSGLTYGAPNLQQLTFEPELVNSYELGYKWNGNGIDLNIAAFRQDFTGFQLNTFNGVNFIVVNINACKTSLNFADRDADSATGVCTSGLKSGVQSAGLEMEAFLRPARHLGVNLGLTYVNTTYGNDLVGINGTALPAALNNLPGSRLSNSSQIVTTASVSWTPPLGNSGLSGLVYADMRYQSDVNTGSDLDREKQQDGVAIVNARLGIRGSENKWGIEVWAQNVFDTNYQQVSFDAPLQGGGTRATGLPATSTSAGANSVQNGTYVASTQLYGVFLAEPRTYGITARFKF
- a CDS encoding NADAR family protein translates to MPMVETRLYQRRDVVSFRRTGEAFGGLSNMAPGFPVIVNGHSIKTVEALYQACRFPHLPEIQQMILDEASPMTAKMRSKPYRSQSRPDWDDVRVAVMKWVLRVKLAQNWTRFSALLLDTGDRPIVEDSRKDDFWGATTQDDDRFAGRNVLGRLLMELRDKLRVAPEMLENVDPVPIPDFLMLDEDIETIARVRHAPLSVAVSQPALL
- a CDS encoding [protein-PII] uridylyltransferase, with translation MSDRLDTIPNRRAIVDRRVLAAALEELTGDGTALRQAGAALLRPALDAGRAEIARRLEEHPSQGAQAAAAQAFLTDQILRLLYDFTTQRLHRLSNPTTSERLALMAVGGYGRGEMAPFSDVDIAFLTPWKATGWSEAVIESMLYTLWDLGLKVGHSSRSLDEMVRLAKSDLTIRTALLEARYVWGDQGVYDEAAARFDREVVAGTARTFVAEKLAERDARHKRMGDSRYVVEPNLKEGKGGLRDLHTLFWIGKYLHRVGTVAELVDKGLLTAAELRSFQKAENFLWAVRCHLHSVAGRAEERLTFDVQSEIARRMRYREATGRSAVERFMQHYFLTAKAVGDLTGVFLAHLDDSLAPKGRRFGGLAGFMKAPRQLNGFVLDRGRLTVPNDNWFRTDPVRLVELFAVADAQGLEIHPTAMRAAARDARLIEARVRTDKRANELFLGILTSPRDPETVLRWMNEATVFGRFVPDFGRVVAQMQFDMYHHYTVDEHSIRAIGLLSRIEHGNLAEDHPLVTAILKSTSMRRVLYASVLLHDIAKGRGGDHSVLGAEVAMKLCPRFGMTPAETETVAWLVRHHLLMSATAFKRDLADFKTVLDFAELVQSPERLRLLLALTVVDIRAVGPGVWNGWKRQLLGDLFNAAEEVLRLGHKQTGRAERIAAKQADLRASLGWDAAAFATYARRLPDGYWIAEPDDVLAANARTVERAGDAPLTVAAQVYPSRGATLVSVYAADHPGLFYRLAGAIHLAGASIIDARIHTTRDGMALDNFLVQDPFGRMFDDADRLKRLETAVGDALANRGRLAERLAARPLARTRADAFAIEPNVLIDNKASNRFTVIEVNARDRPGLLHALAHALFESKATIRSAHIATYGERAVDTFYVTDLLGGKIDGTLRLKSLERRLLDAAEGLGIAVAA